The Salegentibacter mishustinae genome includes a window with the following:
- a CDS encoding type I restriction-modification system subunit M N-terminal domain-containing protein yields MAKKTKAKKQKSMEESLWDSANSLRGTVESSEYKHVVLGLIFLKFASDKFEKRKQELIEEGKEKFIDMTEFYTMKNVFYLPPEARWSYVKDRTKQDDIAIIIDTALFTIEKNNPALKGALPDNYFSRLNMDVSKLSSLIDTINNIDTQKDVAEDIVGRVYEYFLSKFALKEGKGKGEFYSPKSIPKTRYCVAEF; encoded by the coding sequence ATGGCCAAAAAAACTAAGGCTAAGAAACAGAAGAGTATGGAAGAATCTCTATGGGATTCTGCCAATAGTTTAAGAGGAACAGTAGAGTCTTCTGAATACAAACACGTGGTGCTGGGTTTAATCTTCCTAAAATTCGCCAGTGATAAATTTGAAAAACGTAAGCAGGAGTTAATAGAAGAAGGCAAAGAGAAGTTCATAGATATGACAGAATTCTATACTATGAAAAATGTGTTCTACCTGCCACCTGAAGCCCGTTGGAGTTATGTGAAAGATAGAACCAAGCAGGATGATATCGCAATTATAATCGATACCGCATTATTTACTATCGAAAAAAATAATCCTGCTCTAAAAGGTGCCTTACCCGATAACTATTTTTCACGTCTAAATATGGATGTGAGTAAGCTTAGCTCATTAATCGATACTATCAATAACATCGATACACAGAAGGATGTAGCTGAAGATATTGTTGGAAGGGTATATGAATATTTCCTGAGCAAATTTGCATTAAAAGAGGGAAAGGGTAAGGGAGAATTTTATTCGCCTAAGAGTATACCCAAAACACGATACTGCGTGGCGGAGTTTTAA